The Macaca fascicularis isolate 582-1 chromosome 11, T2T-MFA8v1.1 genome includes a region encoding these proteins:
- the HDAC7 gene encoding histone deacetylase 7 isoform X2, giving the protein MHSPGADGTQVSPGAHYRSPTGTGYFPRHFRRDTDLFIDSMFVECLSCGCPRPCADTPGPQPQPMDLRVGQRPPVEPPPEPTLLALQRPQRLHHHLFLAGLQQQRSVEPMRLSMDTPMPELQVGPQEQELRQLLHKDKSKRSAVASSVVKQKLAEVILKKQQAALERTVHSNSPGIPYRTLEPLETEGAARSMLSSFLPPVPSLPSDPPEHFPLRKTVSEPNLKLRYKPKKSLERRKNPLLRKESAPPSLRRRPAETLGDSSPSSSSTPASGCSSPNDSEHGPNPILGSEALLGQRLRLQETSLAPFALPTVSLLPAITLGLPAPARADSDRRTHPTLGPRGPILGSPHTPLFLPHGLEPEAGGTLPSRLQPILLLDPSGSHAPLLTVPGLGPLPFHFAQSLMTTERLSGSGLHWPLSRTRSEPLPPSATAPPPPGPMQPRLEQLKTHVQVIKRSAKPSEKPRLRQIPSAEDLETDGGGPGQVVDDGLEHRELSHGQPEARGPAPLQQHPQVLLWEQQRLAGRLPRGSTGDTVLLPLAQGGHRPLSRAQSSPAAPASLSAPEPASQARVLSSSETPARTLPFTTGLIYDSVMLKHQCSCGDNSRHPEHAGRIQSIWSRLQERGLRSQCECLRGRKASLEELQSVHSERHVLLYGTNPLSRLKLDNGKLAGLLAQRMFVMLPCGGVGVDTDTIWNELHSSNAARWAAGSVTDLAFKVASRELKNGFAVVRPPGHHADHSTAMGFCFFNSVAIACRQLQQQSKASKILIVDWDVHHGNGTQQTFYQDPSVLYISLHRHDDGNFFPGSGAVDEVGAGSGEGFNVNVAWTGGLDPPMGDPEYLAAFRTVVMPIAREFSPDLVLVSAGFDAAEGHPAPLGGYHVSAKCFGYMTQQLMNLAGGAVVLALEGGHDLTAICDASEACVAALLGNKVDPLSEEGWKQKPNLNAIRSLEAVIRVHSKYWGCMQRLASCPDSWVPRVPGADKEEVEAVTALASLSVGILAEDRPSEQLVEEEEPMNL; this is encoded by the exons ATGGGACCCAGGTGAGCCCGGGTGCCCACTATCGCAGCCCCACTGGCACAG GGTACTTTCCTCGACATTTTAGGAGAGACACCGATTTATTCATTGATTCTATGTTTGTGGAGTGCCTGTCATGTG gctgccCCAGGCCCTGTGCAGACACACCAGGCCCTCAGCCCCAGCCCATGGACCTGCGGGTGGGCCAGCGGCCCCCAGTGGAGCCCCCACCAGAGCCCACATTGCTGGCCCTGCAGCGTCCCCAGCGCCTGCACCACCACCTCTTCCTAGCAGGCCTGCAGCAGCAGCGCTCGGTGGAGCCCATGAGG CTCTCCATGGACACACCGATGCCCGAGTTGCAGGTGGGACCCCAGGAACAAGAGTTGCGGCAGCTTCTCCACAAGGACAAGAGCAAGCGAA GTGCTGTAGCCAGCAGCGTGGTCAAGCAGAAGCTGGCAGAGGTGATTCTGAAAAAACAGCAGGCAGCCCTAGAGAGAACAGTCCATTCCAACAGCCCCGGCATTCCCTACAG AACCCTGGAGCCCCTGGAGACGGAAGGAGCCGCCCGCTCCATGCTCAGCAGCTTTTTGCCTCCTGTTCCCAGCCTGCCCAGTGACCCCCCAGAGCACTTCCCTCTGCGCAAGACAG TCTCTGAGCCCAACCTGAAGCTGCGCTATAAGCCCAAGAAGTCCCTGGAGCGGAGGAAGAATCCACTGCTCCGAAAGGAAAGTGCGCCCCCCAGCCTCCGGCGGCGGCCTGCAGAGACCCTCGGAG ACTCCTCCCCAAGTAGTAGCAGCACGCCTGCGTCAGGGTGCAGCTCCCCCAATGACAGCGAGCACGGCCCCAATCCCATCCTGGGCTCGGAG GCGCTCTTGGGCCAGCGGCTGCGGCTGCAGGAGACTTCTCTGGCCCCGTTCGCCTTGCCGACAGTGTCCTTGCTGCCCGCAATCACGCTGGGGCTGCCCGCCCCTGCCAGG GCTGACAGTGACCGCAGGACCCATCCGACTCTGGGCCCTCGGGGGCCGATCCTGGGGAGCCCCCACACTCCCCTCTTCCTGCCCCATGGCCTGGAGCCCGAGGCTGGGGGCACTTTGCCCTCTCGCCTGCAGCCCATTCTCCTCCTGGACCCCTCAGGCTCTCATGCCCCGCTGCTGACTG TGCCCGGGCTTGGGCCCTTGCCCTTCCACTTTGCCCAGTCCTTAATGACCACCGAGCGGCTCTCCGGGTCAGGTCTCCACTGGCCACTGAGCCGGACTCGCTCAGAGCCCCTGCCCCCCAGTGCCACCGCTCCCCCACCGCCGGGCCCCATGCAGCCCCGCCTGGAGCAACTCAAAACTCACGTCCAGGTGATCAAG aggtcAGCCAAACCGAGTGAGAAGCCCCGGCTGCGGCAGATACCTTCGGCTGAAGACCTGGAGACAGATGGTGGGGGACCGGGCCAGGTGGTAGACGATGGCCTGGAACACAGGGAGCTGAGCCATGGGCAGCCTGAGGCCAGAGGCCCTGCTCCTCTCCAGCAGCACCCCCAG GTGTTGCTCTGGGAACAGCAGCGACTGGCTGGGCGGCTCCCCCGGGGCAGCACCGGGGACACTGTGCTGCTTCCTCTGGCTCAGGGTGGGCACCGGCCTCTGTCCCGGGCTCAGTCTTCCCCAGCCGCACCTGCCTCACTGTCAGCCCCAGAACCTGCCAGCCAGGCCCGAGTCCTCTCCAGCTCAGAGACCCCTGCCAGGACCCTGCCCTTCACCACAG GGCTGATCTATGACTCGGTCATGCTGAAGCACCAGTGCTCCTGTGGTGACAACAGCAGGCACCCAGAGCACGCCGGCCGCATCCAGAGCATCTGGTCCCGGCTGCAGGAGCGGGGTCTCCGGAGCCAGTGTGAG TGTCTCCGAGGCCGGAAGGCCTCCCTGGAGGAGCTGCAGTCGGTCCACTCTGAGCGGCACGTGCTCCTCTACGGCACCAACCCGCTCAGCCGCCTCAAACTGGACAATGGGAAGCTGGCAG GGCTCCTGGCACAGCGGATGTTTGTGATGCTGCCCTGTGGTGGGGTTGGG GTGGACACTGACACCATCTGGAATGAGCTGCATTCCTCCAATGCAGCCCGCTGGGCCGCTGGCAGTGTCACTGACCTCGCCTTCAAAGTGGCTTCTCGTGAGCTGAAG AATGGTTTCGCTGTGGTGCGGCCCCCAGGACACCATGCAGATCATTCAACAGCCAT GGGCTTCTGCTTCTTCAACTCAGTGGCCATCGCCTGCCGGCAGCTGCAACAGCAGAGCAAGGCTAGCAAGATCCTCATTGTAGACTGG GACGTGCACCATGGCAACGGCACCCAGCAAACCTTCTACCAAGACCCCAGTGTGCTCTACATCTCCCTGCATCGCCATGACGATGGCAACTTCTTCCCGGGGAGTGGGGCCGTGGATGAG GTAGGGGCTGGCAGCGGTGAGGGCTTCAATGTCAATGTGGCCTGGACTGGAGGTCTGGATCCCCCCATGGGGGATCCTGAGTACCTGGCTGCTTTCAG GACAGTCGTGATGCCCATTGCCCGAGAGTTCTCTCCAGACCTAGTCCTGGTGTCTGCTGGATTTGATGCTGCTGAGGGTCACCCGGCCCCACTGGGTGGCTACCATGTTTCTGCCAAAT GTTTTGGGTACATGACGCAGCAACTGATGAACCTGGCAGGAGGTGCAGTGGTGCTGGCCTTGGAGGGTGGCCATGACCTCACAGCCATCTGTGACGCCTCTGAGGCCTGTGTGGCTGCTCTTCTGGGTAACAAG GTGGATCCCCTTTCAGAAGAAGGCTGGAAACAGAAACCCAACCTCAATGCCATCCGCTCTCTGGAGGCCGTGATCCGGGTGCACA GTAAATACTGGGGCTGCATGCAGCGCCTGGCCTCCTGTCCAGACTCCTGGGTGCCTAGAGTGCCAGGGGCTGACAAAGAAGAAGTGGAGGCAGTGACCGCACTGGCATCCCTCTCTGTGGGCATCCTGGCTGAAGACAG GCCCTCGGAGCAgctggtggaggaggaagaacctATGAATCTCTAA
- the HDAC7 gene encoding histone deacetylase 7 isoform X1, whose translation MHSPGADGTQVSPGAHYRSPTGTGYFPRHFRRDTDLFIDSMFVECLSCGCPRPCADTPGPQPQPMDLRVGQRPPVEPPPEPTLLALQRPQRLHHHLFLAGLQQQRSVEPMRLSMDTPMPELQVGPQEQELRQLLHKDKSKRSAVASSVVKQKLAEVILKKQQAALERTVHSNSPGIPYRTLEPLETEGAARSMLSSFLPPVPSLPSDPPEHFPLRKTVSEPNLKLRYKPKKSLERRKNPLLRKESAPPSLRRRPAETLGDSSPSSSSTPASGCSSPNDSEHGPNPILGSEALLGQRLRLQETSLAPFALPTVSLLPAITLGLPAPARADSDRRTHPTLGPRGPILGSPHTPLFLPHGLEPEAGGTLPSRLQPILLLDPSGSHAPLLTVPGLGPLPFHFAQSLMTTERLSGSGLHWPLSRTRSEPLPPSATAPPPPGPMQPRLEQLKTHVQVIKPGVSPPQRSAKPSEKPRLRQIPSAEDLETDGGGPGQVVDDGLEHRELSHGQPEARGPAPLQQHPQVLLWEQQRLAGRLPRGSTGDTVLLPLAQGGHRPLSRAQSSPAAPASLSAPEPASQARVLSSSETPARTLPFTTGLIYDSVMLKHQCSCGDNSRHPEHAGRIQSIWSRLQERGLRSQCECLRGRKASLEELQSVHSERHVLLYGTNPLSRLKLDNGKLAGLLAQRMFVMLPCGGVGVDTDTIWNELHSSNAARWAAGSVTDLAFKVASRELKNGFAVVRPPGHHADHSTAMGFCFFNSVAIACRQLQQQSKASKILIVDWDVHHGNGTQQTFYQDPSVLYISLHRHDDGNFFPGSGAVDEVGAGSGEGFNVNVAWTGGLDPPMGDPEYLAAFRTVVMPIAREFSPDLVLVSAGFDAAEGHPAPLGGYHVSAKCFGYMTQQLMNLAGGAVVLALEGGHDLTAICDASEACVAALLGNKVDPLSEEGWKQKPNLNAIRSLEAVIRVHSKYWGCMQRLASCPDSWVPRVPGADKEEVEAVTALASLSVGILAEDRPSEQLVEEEEPMNL comes from the exons ATGGGACCCAGGTGAGCCCGGGTGCCCACTATCGCAGCCCCACTGGCACAG GGTACTTTCCTCGACATTTTAGGAGAGACACCGATTTATTCATTGATTCTATGTTTGTGGAGTGCCTGTCATGTG gctgccCCAGGCCCTGTGCAGACACACCAGGCCCTCAGCCCCAGCCCATGGACCTGCGGGTGGGCCAGCGGCCCCCAGTGGAGCCCCCACCAGAGCCCACATTGCTGGCCCTGCAGCGTCCCCAGCGCCTGCACCACCACCTCTTCCTAGCAGGCCTGCAGCAGCAGCGCTCGGTGGAGCCCATGAGG CTCTCCATGGACACACCGATGCCCGAGTTGCAGGTGGGACCCCAGGAACAAGAGTTGCGGCAGCTTCTCCACAAGGACAAGAGCAAGCGAA GTGCTGTAGCCAGCAGCGTGGTCAAGCAGAAGCTGGCAGAGGTGATTCTGAAAAAACAGCAGGCAGCCCTAGAGAGAACAGTCCATTCCAACAGCCCCGGCATTCCCTACAG AACCCTGGAGCCCCTGGAGACGGAAGGAGCCGCCCGCTCCATGCTCAGCAGCTTTTTGCCTCCTGTTCCCAGCCTGCCCAGTGACCCCCCAGAGCACTTCCCTCTGCGCAAGACAG TCTCTGAGCCCAACCTGAAGCTGCGCTATAAGCCCAAGAAGTCCCTGGAGCGGAGGAAGAATCCACTGCTCCGAAAGGAAAGTGCGCCCCCCAGCCTCCGGCGGCGGCCTGCAGAGACCCTCGGAG ACTCCTCCCCAAGTAGTAGCAGCACGCCTGCGTCAGGGTGCAGCTCCCCCAATGACAGCGAGCACGGCCCCAATCCCATCCTGGGCTCGGAG GCGCTCTTGGGCCAGCGGCTGCGGCTGCAGGAGACTTCTCTGGCCCCGTTCGCCTTGCCGACAGTGTCCTTGCTGCCCGCAATCACGCTGGGGCTGCCCGCCCCTGCCAGG GCTGACAGTGACCGCAGGACCCATCCGACTCTGGGCCCTCGGGGGCCGATCCTGGGGAGCCCCCACACTCCCCTCTTCCTGCCCCATGGCCTGGAGCCCGAGGCTGGGGGCACTTTGCCCTCTCGCCTGCAGCCCATTCTCCTCCTGGACCCCTCAGGCTCTCATGCCCCGCTGCTGACTG TGCCCGGGCTTGGGCCCTTGCCCTTCCACTTTGCCCAGTCCTTAATGACCACCGAGCGGCTCTCCGGGTCAGGTCTCCACTGGCCACTGAGCCGGACTCGCTCAGAGCCCCTGCCCCCCAGTGCCACCGCTCCCCCACCGCCGGGCCCCATGCAGCCCCGCCTGGAGCAACTCAAAACTCACGTCCAGGTGATCAAG CCAGGggtctcccctccccagaggtcAGCCAAACCGAGTGAGAAGCCCCGGCTGCGGCAGATACCTTCGGCTGAAGACCTGGAGACAGATGGTGGGGGACCGGGCCAGGTGGTAGACGATGGCCTGGAACACAGGGAGCTGAGCCATGGGCAGCCTGAGGCCAGAGGCCCTGCTCCTCTCCAGCAGCACCCCCAG GTGTTGCTCTGGGAACAGCAGCGACTGGCTGGGCGGCTCCCCCGGGGCAGCACCGGGGACACTGTGCTGCTTCCTCTGGCTCAGGGTGGGCACCGGCCTCTGTCCCGGGCTCAGTCTTCCCCAGCCGCACCTGCCTCACTGTCAGCCCCAGAACCTGCCAGCCAGGCCCGAGTCCTCTCCAGCTCAGAGACCCCTGCCAGGACCCTGCCCTTCACCACAG GGCTGATCTATGACTCGGTCATGCTGAAGCACCAGTGCTCCTGTGGTGACAACAGCAGGCACCCAGAGCACGCCGGCCGCATCCAGAGCATCTGGTCCCGGCTGCAGGAGCGGGGTCTCCGGAGCCAGTGTGAG TGTCTCCGAGGCCGGAAGGCCTCCCTGGAGGAGCTGCAGTCGGTCCACTCTGAGCGGCACGTGCTCCTCTACGGCACCAACCCGCTCAGCCGCCTCAAACTGGACAATGGGAAGCTGGCAG GGCTCCTGGCACAGCGGATGTTTGTGATGCTGCCCTGTGGTGGGGTTGGG GTGGACACTGACACCATCTGGAATGAGCTGCATTCCTCCAATGCAGCCCGCTGGGCCGCTGGCAGTGTCACTGACCTCGCCTTCAAAGTGGCTTCTCGTGAGCTGAAG AATGGTTTCGCTGTGGTGCGGCCCCCAGGACACCATGCAGATCATTCAACAGCCAT GGGCTTCTGCTTCTTCAACTCAGTGGCCATCGCCTGCCGGCAGCTGCAACAGCAGAGCAAGGCTAGCAAGATCCTCATTGTAGACTGG GACGTGCACCATGGCAACGGCACCCAGCAAACCTTCTACCAAGACCCCAGTGTGCTCTACATCTCCCTGCATCGCCATGACGATGGCAACTTCTTCCCGGGGAGTGGGGCCGTGGATGAG GTAGGGGCTGGCAGCGGTGAGGGCTTCAATGTCAATGTGGCCTGGACTGGAGGTCTGGATCCCCCCATGGGGGATCCTGAGTACCTGGCTGCTTTCAG GACAGTCGTGATGCCCATTGCCCGAGAGTTCTCTCCAGACCTAGTCCTGGTGTCTGCTGGATTTGATGCTGCTGAGGGTCACCCGGCCCCACTGGGTGGCTACCATGTTTCTGCCAAAT GTTTTGGGTACATGACGCAGCAACTGATGAACCTGGCAGGAGGTGCAGTGGTGCTGGCCTTGGAGGGTGGCCATGACCTCACAGCCATCTGTGACGCCTCTGAGGCCTGTGTGGCTGCTCTTCTGGGTAACAAG GTGGATCCCCTTTCAGAAGAAGGCTGGAAACAGAAACCCAACCTCAATGCCATCCGCTCTCTGGAGGCCGTGATCCGGGTGCACA GTAAATACTGGGGCTGCATGCAGCGCCTGGCCTCCTGTCCAGACTCCTGGGTGCCTAGAGTGCCAGGGGCTGACAAAGAAGAAGTGGAGGCAGTGACCGCACTGGCATCCCTCTCTGTGGGCATCCTGGCTGAAGACAG GCCCTCGGAGCAgctggtggaggaggaagaacctATGAATCTCTAA
- the HDAC7 gene encoding histone deacetylase 7 isoform X25: MQPRLEQLKTHVQVIKRSAKPSEKPRLRQIPSAEDLETDGGGPGQVVDDGLEHRELSHGQPEARGPAPLQQHPQVLLWEQQRLAGRLPRGSTGDTVLLPLAQGGHRPLSRAQSSPAAPASLSAPEPASQARVLSSSETPARTLPFTTGLIYDSVMLKHQCSCGDNSRHPEHAGRIQSIWSRLQERGLRSQCECLRGRKASLEELQSVHSERHVLLYGTNPLSRLKLDNGKLAGLLAQRMFVMLPCGGVGVDTDTIWNELHSSNAARWAAGSVTDLAFKVASRELKNGFAVVRPPGHHADHSTAMGFCFFNSVAIACRQLQQQSKASKILIVDWDVHHGNGTQQTFYQDPSVLYISLHRHDDGNFFPGSGAVDEVGAGSGEGFNVNVAWTGGLDPPMGDPEYLAAFRTVVMPIAREFSPDLVLVSAGFDAAEGHPAPLGGYHVSAKCFGYMTQQLMNLAGGAVVLALEGGHDLTAICDASEACVAALLGNKVDPLSEEGWKQKPNLNAIRSLEAVIRVHSKYWGCMQRLASCPDSWVPRVPGADKEEVEAVTALASLSVGILAEDRPSEQLVEEEEPMNL; this comes from the exons ATGCAGCCCCGCCTGGAGCAACTCAAAACTCACGTCCAGGTGATCAAG aggtcAGCCAAACCGAGTGAGAAGCCCCGGCTGCGGCAGATACCTTCGGCTGAAGACCTGGAGACAGATGGTGGGGGACCGGGCCAGGTGGTAGACGATGGCCTGGAACACAGGGAGCTGAGCCATGGGCAGCCTGAGGCCAGAGGCCCTGCTCCTCTCCAGCAGCACCCCCAG GTGTTGCTCTGGGAACAGCAGCGACTGGCTGGGCGGCTCCCCCGGGGCAGCACCGGGGACACTGTGCTGCTTCCTCTGGCTCAGGGTGGGCACCGGCCTCTGTCCCGGGCTCAGTCTTCCCCAGCCGCACCTGCCTCACTGTCAGCCCCAGAACCTGCCAGCCAGGCCCGAGTCCTCTCCAGCTCAGAGACCCCTGCCAGGACCCTGCCCTTCACCACAG GGCTGATCTATGACTCGGTCATGCTGAAGCACCAGTGCTCCTGTGGTGACAACAGCAGGCACCCAGAGCACGCCGGCCGCATCCAGAGCATCTGGTCCCGGCTGCAGGAGCGGGGTCTCCGGAGCCAGTGTGAG TGTCTCCGAGGCCGGAAGGCCTCCCTGGAGGAGCTGCAGTCGGTCCACTCTGAGCGGCACGTGCTCCTCTACGGCACCAACCCGCTCAGCCGCCTCAAACTGGACAATGGGAAGCTGGCAG GGCTCCTGGCACAGCGGATGTTTGTGATGCTGCCCTGTGGTGGGGTTGGG GTGGACACTGACACCATCTGGAATGAGCTGCATTCCTCCAATGCAGCCCGCTGGGCCGCTGGCAGTGTCACTGACCTCGCCTTCAAAGTGGCTTCTCGTGAGCTGAAG AATGGTTTCGCTGTGGTGCGGCCCCCAGGACACCATGCAGATCATTCAACAGCCAT GGGCTTCTGCTTCTTCAACTCAGTGGCCATCGCCTGCCGGCAGCTGCAACAGCAGAGCAAGGCTAGCAAGATCCTCATTGTAGACTGG GACGTGCACCATGGCAACGGCACCCAGCAAACCTTCTACCAAGACCCCAGTGTGCTCTACATCTCCCTGCATCGCCATGACGATGGCAACTTCTTCCCGGGGAGTGGGGCCGTGGATGAG GTAGGGGCTGGCAGCGGTGAGGGCTTCAATGTCAATGTGGCCTGGACTGGAGGTCTGGATCCCCCCATGGGGGATCCTGAGTACCTGGCTGCTTTCAG GACAGTCGTGATGCCCATTGCCCGAGAGTTCTCTCCAGACCTAGTCCTGGTGTCTGCTGGATTTGATGCTGCTGAGGGTCACCCGGCCCCACTGGGTGGCTACCATGTTTCTGCCAAAT GTTTTGGGTACATGACGCAGCAACTGATGAACCTGGCAGGAGGTGCAGTGGTGCTGGCCTTGGAGGGTGGCCATGACCTCACAGCCATCTGTGACGCCTCTGAGGCCTGTGTGGCTGCTCTTCTGGGTAACAAG GTGGATCCCCTTTCAGAAGAAGGCTGGAAACAGAAACCCAACCTCAATGCCATCCGCTCTCTGGAGGCCGTGATCCGGGTGCACA GTAAATACTGGGGCTGCATGCAGCGCCTGGCCTCCTGTCCAGACTCCTGGGTGCCTAGAGTGCCAGGGGCTGACAAAGAAGAAGTGGAGGCAGTGACCGCACTGGCATCCCTCTCTGTGGGCATCCTGGCTGAAGACAG GCCCTCGGAGCAgctggtggaggaggaagaacctATGAATCTCTAA
- the HDAC7 gene encoding histone deacetylase 7 isoform X3 — protein MHSPGADGTQVSPGAHYRSPTGTGYFPRHFRRDTDLFIDSMFVECLSCGCPRPCADTPGPQPQPMDLRVGQRPPVEPPPEPTLLALQRPQRLHHHLFLAGLQQQRSVEPMRLSMDTPMPELQVGPQEQELRQLLHKDKSKRSAVASSVVKQKLAEVILKKQQAALERTVHSNSPGIPYRTLEPLETEGAARSMLSSFLPPVPSLPSDPPEHFPLRKTVSEPNLKLRYKPKKSLERRKNPLLRKESAPPSLRRRPAETLGDSSPSSSSTPASGCSSPNDSEHGPNPILGSEALLGQRLRLQETSLAPFALPTVSLLPAITLGLPAPARADSDRRTHPTLGPRGPILGSPHTPLFLPHGLEPEAGGTLPSRLQPILLLDPSGSHAPLLTGLHWPLSRTRSEPLPPSATAPPPPGPMQPRLEQLKTHVQVIKPGVSPPQRSAKPSEKPRLRQIPSAEDLETDGGGPGQVVDDGLEHRELSHGQPEARGPAPLQQHPQVLLWEQQRLAGRLPRGSTGDTVLLPLAQGGHRPLSRAQSSPAAPASLSAPEPASQARVLSSSETPARTLPFTTGLIYDSVMLKHQCSCGDNSRHPEHAGRIQSIWSRLQERGLRSQCECLRGRKASLEELQSVHSERHVLLYGTNPLSRLKLDNGKLAGLLAQRMFVMLPCGGVGVDTDTIWNELHSSNAARWAAGSVTDLAFKVASRELKNGFAVVRPPGHHADHSTAMGFCFFNSVAIACRQLQQQSKASKILIVDWDVHHGNGTQQTFYQDPSVLYISLHRHDDGNFFPGSGAVDEVGAGSGEGFNVNVAWTGGLDPPMGDPEYLAAFRTVVMPIAREFSPDLVLVSAGFDAAEGHPAPLGGYHVSAKCFGYMTQQLMNLAGGAVVLALEGGHDLTAICDASEACVAALLGNKVDPLSEEGWKQKPNLNAIRSLEAVIRVHSKYWGCMQRLASCPDSWVPRVPGADKEEVEAVTALASLSVGILAEDRPSEQLVEEEEPMNL, from the exons ATGGGACCCAGGTGAGCCCGGGTGCCCACTATCGCAGCCCCACTGGCACAG GGTACTTTCCTCGACATTTTAGGAGAGACACCGATTTATTCATTGATTCTATGTTTGTGGAGTGCCTGTCATGTG gctgccCCAGGCCCTGTGCAGACACACCAGGCCCTCAGCCCCAGCCCATGGACCTGCGGGTGGGCCAGCGGCCCCCAGTGGAGCCCCCACCAGAGCCCACATTGCTGGCCCTGCAGCGTCCCCAGCGCCTGCACCACCACCTCTTCCTAGCAGGCCTGCAGCAGCAGCGCTCGGTGGAGCCCATGAGG CTCTCCATGGACACACCGATGCCCGAGTTGCAGGTGGGACCCCAGGAACAAGAGTTGCGGCAGCTTCTCCACAAGGACAAGAGCAAGCGAA GTGCTGTAGCCAGCAGCGTGGTCAAGCAGAAGCTGGCAGAGGTGATTCTGAAAAAACAGCAGGCAGCCCTAGAGAGAACAGTCCATTCCAACAGCCCCGGCATTCCCTACAG AACCCTGGAGCCCCTGGAGACGGAAGGAGCCGCCCGCTCCATGCTCAGCAGCTTTTTGCCTCCTGTTCCCAGCCTGCCCAGTGACCCCCCAGAGCACTTCCCTCTGCGCAAGACAG TCTCTGAGCCCAACCTGAAGCTGCGCTATAAGCCCAAGAAGTCCCTGGAGCGGAGGAAGAATCCACTGCTCCGAAAGGAAAGTGCGCCCCCCAGCCTCCGGCGGCGGCCTGCAGAGACCCTCGGAG ACTCCTCCCCAAGTAGTAGCAGCACGCCTGCGTCAGGGTGCAGCTCCCCCAATGACAGCGAGCACGGCCCCAATCCCATCCTGGGCTCGGAG GCGCTCTTGGGCCAGCGGCTGCGGCTGCAGGAGACTTCTCTGGCCCCGTTCGCCTTGCCGACAGTGTCCTTGCTGCCCGCAATCACGCTGGGGCTGCCCGCCCCTGCCAGG GCTGACAGTGACCGCAGGACCCATCCGACTCTGGGCCCTCGGGGGCCGATCCTGGGGAGCCCCCACACTCCCCTCTTCCTGCCCCATGGCCTGGAGCCCGAGGCTGGGGGCACTTTGCCCTCTCGCCTGCAGCCCATTCTCCTCCTGGACCCCTCAGGCTCTCATGCCCCGCTGCTGACTG GTCTCCACTGGCCACTGAGCCGGACTCGCTCAGAGCCCCTGCCCCCCAGTGCCACCGCTCCCCCACCGCCGGGCCCCATGCAGCCCCGCCTGGAGCAACTCAAAACTCACGTCCAGGTGATCAAG CCAGGggtctcccctccccagaggtcAGCCAAACCGAGTGAGAAGCCCCGGCTGCGGCAGATACCTTCGGCTGAAGACCTGGAGACAGATGGTGGGGGACCGGGCCAGGTGGTAGACGATGGCCTGGAACACAGGGAGCTGAGCCATGGGCAGCCTGAGGCCAGAGGCCCTGCTCCTCTCCAGCAGCACCCCCAG GTGTTGCTCTGGGAACAGCAGCGACTGGCTGGGCGGCTCCCCCGGGGCAGCACCGGGGACACTGTGCTGCTTCCTCTGGCTCAGGGTGGGCACCGGCCTCTGTCCCGGGCTCAGTCTTCCCCAGCCGCACCTGCCTCACTGTCAGCCCCAGAACCTGCCAGCCAGGCCCGAGTCCTCTCCAGCTCAGAGACCCCTGCCAGGACCCTGCCCTTCACCACAG GGCTGATCTATGACTCGGTCATGCTGAAGCACCAGTGCTCCTGTGGTGACAACAGCAGGCACCCAGAGCACGCCGGCCGCATCCAGAGCATCTGGTCCCGGCTGCAGGAGCGGGGTCTCCGGAGCCAGTGTGAG TGTCTCCGAGGCCGGAAGGCCTCCCTGGAGGAGCTGCAGTCGGTCCACTCTGAGCGGCACGTGCTCCTCTACGGCACCAACCCGCTCAGCCGCCTCAAACTGGACAATGGGAAGCTGGCAG GGCTCCTGGCACAGCGGATGTTTGTGATGCTGCCCTGTGGTGGGGTTGGG GTGGACACTGACACCATCTGGAATGAGCTGCATTCCTCCAATGCAGCCCGCTGGGCCGCTGGCAGTGTCACTGACCTCGCCTTCAAAGTGGCTTCTCGTGAGCTGAAG AATGGTTTCGCTGTGGTGCGGCCCCCAGGACACCATGCAGATCATTCAACAGCCAT GGGCTTCTGCTTCTTCAACTCAGTGGCCATCGCCTGCCGGCAGCTGCAACAGCAGAGCAAGGCTAGCAAGATCCTCATTGTAGACTGG GACGTGCACCATGGCAACGGCACCCAGCAAACCTTCTACCAAGACCCCAGTGTGCTCTACATCTCCCTGCATCGCCATGACGATGGCAACTTCTTCCCGGGGAGTGGGGCCGTGGATGAG GTAGGGGCTGGCAGCGGTGAGGGCTTCAATGTCAATGTGGCCTGGACTGGAGGTCTGGATCCCCCCATGGGGGATCCTGAGTACCTGGCTGCTTTCAG GACAGTCGTGATGCCCATTGCCCGAGAGTTCTCTCCAGACCTAGTCCTGGTGTCTGCTGGATTTGATGCTGCTGAGGGTCACCCGGCCCCACTGGGTGGCTACCATGTTTCTGCCAAAT GTTTTGGGTACATGACGCAGCAACTGATGAACCTGGCAGGAGGTGCAGTGGTGCTGGCCTTGGAGGGTGGCCATGACCTCACAGCCATCTGTGACGCCTCTGAGGCCTGTGTGGCTGCTCTTCTGGGTAACAAG GTGGATCCCCTTTCAGAAGAAGGCTGGAAACAGAAACCCAACCTCAATGCCATCCGCTCTCTGGAGGCCGTGATCCGGGTGCACA GTAAATACTGGGGCTGCATGCAGCGCCTGGCCTCCTGTCCAGACTCCTGGGTGCCTAGAGTGCCAGGGGCTGACAAAGAAGAAGTGGAGGCAGTGACCGCACTGGCATCCCTCTCTGTGGGCATCCTGGCTGAAGACAG GCCCTCGGAGCAgctggtggaggaggaagaacctATGAATCTCTAA